One genomic segment of Dehalococcoidia bacterium includes these proteins:
- a CDS encoding DUF2332 domain-containing protein: MVDDTPGRSPADLAKRFLVFAENECRGRSPLYERLSVAIAGDEDLLRLAAAARERQPVPNLLFGAVQLLLLKGEGPELARFYRTLGSDQPPEIDPFPAFRAFCLGHADAIAAILRVCIVQTAHARRCALLLPAFALVSRGFGGRPLALIEVGASAGLNLVWDRYGYKYSNGRRCGDPAAAMQLTCELRGPLAPPLPDALPEVGWRLGLDLNPIDLGDPEESLWLRALIWPDEPGRAELLRQAIAAASGAGLPRIIAGDALKTLPAALAEAPRELPLCVYHSFTLNQFSGDARREFNALLAAAARTRDLAVVSLEALTRLTPIPELTLRLPADSEPRPLAHCDPHGAWLEWADSDSAVPRDTGAGA, translated from the coding sequence GTGGTCGATGACACGCCGGGGCGCTCGCCAGCGGATCTGGCGAAGCGCTTCCTGGTCTTCGCGGAGAACGAGTGCCGCGGCCGCTCGCCGCTGTACGAGCGGCTGAGCGTCGCCATCGCCGGGGATGAGGATCTGCTGCGGCTGGCGGCGGCCGCGCGCGAGCGCCAGCCCGTGCCAAACCTGCTCTTCGGCGCGGTGCAGCTCCTGCTGCTGAAGGGCGAAGGGCCGGAGCTGGCTCGCTTCTACCGCACGCTGGGCAGCGACCAGCCGCCGGAGATCGACCCGTTTCCAGCGTTCCGCGCCTTCTGCCTTGGACACGCGGACGCGATCGCCGCGATCCTGCGCGTGTGCATCGTGCAGACGGCGCACGCGCGGCGCTGCGCCCTGCTGCTGCCGGCCTTCGCGCTGGTCAGCCGCGGCTTCGGGGGCCGGCCGCTGGCGTTGATCGAGGTCGGCGCCAGCGCGGGGCTGAACCTGGTCTGGGATCGCTACGGCTACAAATATTCGAACGGGCGGCGCTGCGGCGATCCCGCCGCGGCCATGCAGCTCACCTGCGAGCTGCGCGGCCCACTGGCGCCGCCGCTGCCGGATGCATTGCCGGAGGTCGGCTGGCGTCTGGGCCTCGACCTCAACCCCATCGACCTCGGCGATCCGGAGGAGTCGCTGTGGCTGCGGGCGCTGATCTGGCCAGACGAGCCGGGGCGAGCCGAGTTGCTGCGCCAGGCGATCGCCGCCGCGTCCGGCGCCGGGCTTCCCCGTATAATCGCCGGCGACGCGCTGAAGACGCTGCCCGCCGCGCTGGCCGAGGCGCCGCGCGAGCTGCCGCTGTGCGTCTACCACAGCTTCACGCTCAACCAGTTCTCCGGGGACGCCCGCCGCGAGTTCAACGCCCTGCTCGCGGCGGCGGCACGCACGCGCGACCTCGCGGTCGTTTCGCTGGAAGCGCTGACACGGCTCACCCCGATCCCCGAGCTCACCCTGCGGCTGCCAGCGGACTCAGAACCGCGTCCGCTGGCGCACTGCGATCCGCACGGCGCCTGGCTGGAGTGGGCTGATTCCGACAGCGCCGTTCCCCGCGATACGGGAGCAGGAGCATGA
- a CDS encoding pyridoxamine 5'-phosphate oxidase family protein produces MDTAKRDALIGTPHTAVLATQWTRGRVHTAPVWYLYEDGVFKIITERGSQKHRNAVRAGRATICVDERDGRFAYVMAEGPVRVVDPVSFEQRLALHRHYRGEEGAHRAVDGGGHEKMVMLVVTPERWIGWGL; encoded by the coding sequence ATGGACACCGCAAAGCGCGACGCCCTGATCGGCACGCCGCACACCGCCGTGCTGGCGACGCAATGGACGCGAGGCCGCGTGCACACGGCGCCGGTCTGGTATCTGTATGAAGACGGCGTGTTCAAAATCATCACGGAGCGCGGCTCGCAGAAGCACCGCAACGCCGTGCGCGCCGGCCGCGCCACGATCTGCGTGGACGAGCGCGACGGCCGCTTCGCCTACGTGATGGCCGAGGGGCCGGTGCGCGTGGTCGATCCGGTCTCCTTCGAGCAGCGGCTGGCGCTGCACCGGCACTACCGCGGCGAAGAAGGCGCCCACCGTGCCGTCGACGGCGGCGGCCATGAGAAGATGGTGATGCTGGTGGTCACGCCGGAGCGCTGGATCGGCTGGGGACTCTAA
- a CDS encoding MFS transporter, which yields MTSRHVFYGWWIVLGFVVLNIYWAGTLIYGLTVFFTPVRHAFGWSAALLAFIFSLTNVLTGVVAPLVGAWFDRSGPRRMLILASFCGGLGLLALSRTSSLGGFLAAWALVSIGYGIWASGTGPAAAALWFERRRGLAIGLILGGGSIGAFLVPVWKPVVDAAGWRTAFAIAGVVMLIVSLPACALLRHRPEDLGLLPLGREESAAGARRERPARAGRWRTASSGAVRTGGGALSAALRSRRFWWITIAACGVQAGNQAALLLMLPRLKDAGLADSLAVTAVTAVNVLGAGGRLGCGWLADSFDPLLLAIVSFTLQAAGLLAFALAPQSLPVLLLFVLAFGLGAGNIRILAVMLFARDFDPAALGRIQGVFFLLLQPGLVLGPVIAGALYDNGHGYAPAFTGFALIAVVMCLPLAALLPRRAGWAAEASPTR from the coding sequence ATGACGAGCCGGCACGTGTTCTACGGCTGGTGGATCGTGCTTGGCTTCGTCGTGCTCAACATTTACTGGGCCGGCACGCTGATCTACGGCCTCACCGTGTTCTTCACCCCCGTGCGCCATGCCTTCGGCTGGAGCGCGGCGCTGCTGGCCTTCATCTTCTCGCTCACCAACGTGCTGACAGGCGTGGTGGCGCCACTGGTCGGCGCCTGGTTCGACCGCTCCGGCCCGCGGCGCATGCTGATTCTGGCGAGCTTCTGCGGCGGACTGGGGCTGCTGGCGCTCAGCCGCACCAGCTCCCTGGGCGGCTTTCTGGCCGCGTGGGCGTTGGTCTCGATCGGCTACGGGATCTGGGCCTCGGGCACGGGGCCGGCTGCCGCCGCCCTCTGGTTCGAGCGCCGGCGCGGCCTGGCGATCGGGCTGATCCTCGGCGGCGGCTCGATCGGCGCCTTTCTCGTGCCCGTGTGGAAGCCGGTGGTCGATGCCGCGGGCTGGCGCACGGCCTTCGCGATCGCCGGCGTTGTCATGCTCATCGTCAGCCTGCCCGCCTGCGCCCTGCTGCGGCACCGGCCGGAAGACCTCGGCCTGCTGCCGCTCGGCCGCGAAGAATCGGCCGCGGGCGCCCGGCGCGAGCGCCCTGCCCGCGCCGGACGCTGGCGGACGGCGTCCTCAGGCGCCGTTCGCACGGGTGGCGGCGCCCTGAGCGCGGCGCTGCGCAGCCGGCGCTTCTGGTGGATCACGATCGCGGCCTGCGGCGTGCAGGCCGGCAACCAGGCGGCGCTGCTGCTGATGCTGCCGCGCCTGAAAGACGCGGGCCTGGCCGACTCGCTGGCCGTGACGGCGGTGACGGCCGTGAACGTGCTCGGCGCGGGCGGCCGGCTGGGCTGCGGCTGGCTGGCCGACTCCTTCGACCCGCTGCTGCTGGCGATCGTCAGCTTCACGTTGCAGGCGGCCGGCCTGCTCGCCTTTGCGCTGGCGCCGCAGTCGCTGCCCGTGCTCCTGCTGTTCGTGCTCGCCTTCGGGCTCGGCGCCGGCAATATCCGCATCCTCGCGGTGATGCTGTTTGCGCGCGACTTCGACCCGGCGGCGCTGGGCCGCATTCAGGGCGTCTTCTTCCTGCTGCTGCAACCGGGGCTGGTGCTCGGTCCTGTGATCGCCGGGGCGCTCTACGACAACGGCCACGGCTACGCGCCGGCCTTCACCGGCTTCGCCCTGATCGCCGTGGTGATGTGCCTGCCGCTCGCCGCGCTGCTGCCGCGCCGCGCCGGCTGGGCCGCAGAAGCTTCACCGACCCGCTGA
- a CDS encoding glycoside hydrolase family 15 protein, translating into MRYLPIEEHGVIGDMHTAALVGVDGTIDWLPFPHFDSPSVFASILDAKQGGYFRISPVNDGVRCKQLYHPDTNVLITRFLSPDGVGELVDFMPVHTSTATARRHLLVRRVTVVRGSVRFRLECRPAFNYARTEHTLRLHKGSGASFHTDDLSLGLATAVPLHRRGPHVFAEFTLEAGQSASFALQRLVKGHEAAGPLLSDDEYAHLYQQTVGYWRTWLSRCTYRGRWQEMVRRSALALKLLTYQPTGALVAAPTTSLPESIGHGRNWDYRHTWIRDASFTLYALLRIGFTDEAERFMEWVGARCAELKRDGSLQIMYGIDGRHDLQEETLDHLEGYRGSKPVRVGNGAARQLQLDIYGELMDSVFLYNRDAVPISIDFWHNLRRLLDWLCDNWRQPDDGMWEVRGGPQQFTYSKMMCWVAYERAMRIAQHRSLPADWERWRQTRDAIFEQVLHEGWDKQLKAFTQHYGSAAVDASLLLMPVVKFLGPTDPRVLGTLDAVLGQLVSDSLVYRYDPRRAASDGLEGQEGTFCICTFWLVEALTRAGRLDDARLVLEKMFTYANHLGLYAEQIGPSGESLGNFPQALTHLSLITAAYNLNAALDRTRGRQGAEQESWTQG; encoded by the coding sequence ATGCGCTATCTGCCGATCGAGGAACACGGCGTGATCGGCGATATGCACACCGCCGCGCTGGTCGGCGTCGACGGCACGATCGACTGGCTGCCGTTCCCGCACTTCGATTCGCCCAGCGTCTTCGCCTCGATCCTGGACGCGAAGCAGGGCGGCTACTTCCGCATCTCGCCCGTCAACGACGGCGTGCGCTGCAAGCAGCTCTATCATCCGGACACCAACGTGCTGATCACGCGCTTCCTCTCACCCGACGGCGTGGGCGAGCTGGTGGATTTCATGCCGGTCCACACGTCGACGGCGACGGCGCGGCGGCATCTGCTGGTGCGCCGCGTCACCGTCGTACGCGGCAGCGTCCGTTTCCGCCTCGAATGCCGTCCGGCCTTCAACTACGCGCGCACCGAGCACACCTTGCGGCTGCACAAGGGCAGCGGCGCCTCCTTCCACACCGACGATCTCTCGCTTGGCCTGGCCACGGCGGTGCCGCTGCACCGCCGTGGTCCCCATGTATTCGCCGAGTTCACGCTGGAAGCCGGCCAATCGGCCAGCTTCGCCCTGCAACGCCTCGTCAAGGGTCACGAGGCCGCCGGTCCGCTGCTGTCGGACGACGAGTACGCGCACTTGTATCAGCAGACCGTCGGCTACTGGCGCACCTGGCTCTCGCGCTGCACCTACCGCGGCCGCTGGCAGGAGATGGTGCGCCGCTCGGCCCTGGCGCTGAAGCTGCTGACCTATCAGCCGACCGGCGCACTGGTCGCCGCGCCCACGACCAGCCTGCCCGAATCGATCGGCCACGGGCGCAACTGGGACTACCGCCACACCTGGATCCGCGACGCCAGCTTCACGCTCTACGCCCTGCTGCGCATCGGCTTCACCGACGAGGCCGAGCGCTTCATGGAGTGGGTCGGCGCCCGCTGCGCCGAGCTCAAACGGGACGGCTCGCTGCAGATCATGTACGGCATCGACGGCCGCCACGATCTGCAAGAGGAAACGCTCGACCACCTCGAAGGCTACCGCGGCTCGAAGCCCGTGCGCGTGGGCAACGGCGCGGCCCGCCAGTTGCAGCTCGACATCTACGGCGAGCTGATGGACAGCGTCTTTCTCTACAACCGCGACGCCGTGCCGATCTCGATCGACTTTTGGCACAACCTGCGCCGTCTGCTCGACTGGCTCTGCGACAACTGGCGGCAGCCCGACGACGGCATGTGGGAAGTGCGCGGCGGCCCGCAGCAGTTCACCTATTCGAAGATGATGTGCTGGGTGGCCTACGAGCGGGCGATGCGCATCGCCCAGCACCGCAGCCTGCCCGCCGACTGGGAGCGCTGGCGGCAGACGCGCGATGCGATCTTCGAGCAGGTGCTGCACGAGGGCTGGGACAAGCAACTGAAGGCGTTCACCCAGCACTACGGCAGCGCCGCGGTCGATGCCAGCCTGCTGCTGATGCCCGTGGTCAAGTTTCTCGGCCCCACCGATCCGCGCGTGCTGGGCACCTTGGACGCGGTGCTGGGCCAGCTGGTCTCCGACAGCCTCGTCTACCGCTACGACCCGCGCCGCGCCGCCAGCGACGGGCTGGAGGGGCAGGAAGGGACGTTCTGCATTTGCACCTTCTGGCTGGTCGAGGCGCTGACGCGCGCGGGCCGGCTCGACGACGCCCGGCTGGTGCTGGAGAAAATGTTCACCTACGCCAACCACCTCGGCCTCTACGCCGAGCAGATCGGCCCCTCCGGCGAGTCGCTGGGCAATTTTCCCCAGGCGCTCACCCATCTCTCGCTGATCACCGCGGCCTACAACCTGAACGCGGCGCTGGACCGCACGCGCGGGCGCCAGGGCGCGGAGCAGGAGAGCTGGACACAGGGATAG
- a CDS encoding alkaline phosphatase family protein, whose translation MSTQADRPRRLLFFASDGMRHDLMARYVAAGAMPVFQRLLARGVSGAGGCLPALPTNTGAGWATLQTGAWSGTSGAINNVFHATDTPITEASSGFDARLLQAETLAQAAERQGLSVACVEWPGTLPATCAGPVIDFRTFYSARGALLRHDPPGYRSEIAARLGLADLRSDFPPATGWRNAPPSTLPPREAELTIASTRPAENPDRVYHAYVYATSATGYDRVLIAERRDGMSEVATLRPGEWAPVRVRLSDGRLAGLHFKLIALAPDLAQCWLAFTTISRARASRPDLEDLLASEVFAVPETADHGPIEAGLVDAETYVEQGLMFYANVEAVYRHAIEAYQPDLLFAGAPVTDEFSHQFMACVTPAYPGYDPAQAARYERYLRAAYAGADRLLGFLLEQMPDDALVAVSADHGFGAAWRSINANLVLERAGLLVADAAGQPLPQSRAVAFWAGGTCNVYVNLAGREPGGVVPAAAYASTCERIKAAFLALNGNGERAIDAVYGFEETGAIPTSCGPATMRFAGRSGDVVVFAAPPHQFDAPDAHELIAPSPLLGQHGYLPDAIDERLNVNMRPPLLLAGPGVPAGLRLPGARAIDLAPTLAALLGIEPPAQADGRDLLAGEA comes from the coding sequence ATGAGCACCCAGGCCGACCGTCCCCGCCGCCTGCTGTTCTTCGCCTCAGACGGGATGCGCCACGACCTGATGGCGCGTTACGTTGCCGCGGGCGCCATGCCGGTGTTTCAGCGGCTGCTGGCGCGCGGCGTCAGCGGCGCCGGCGGCTGCCTGCCGGCGCTGCCCACCAACACGGGCGCCGGCTGGGCCACGCTGCAGACGGGCGCCTGGTCCGGCACCAGCGGCGCAATCAACAACGTCTTCCACGCCACCGACACGCCGATCACCGAGGCGTCCTCCGGCTTCGATGCCCGGCTGTTGCAGGCGGAGACGCTGGCCCAGGCGGCGGAGCGGCAGGGCCTGAGCGTCGCCTGCGTCGAGTGGCCGGGCACTTTGCCCGCGACCTGTGCCGGCCCGGTGATCGACTTCCGCACCTTCTATTCCGCCCGCGGCGCCCTGCTGCGGCACGACCCGCCGGGCTACCGCTCGGAGATCGCGGCGCGGCTAGGACTGGCGGACCTGCGCAGCGACTTCCCGCCCGCCACGGGCTGGCGGAACGCGCCGCCGAGCACGCTGCCGCCGCGCGAGGCCGAGCTCACCATCGCCAGCACGCGGCCCGCGGAGAATCCGGACCGCGTCTACCATGCCTATGTCTACGCGACGAGCGCCACCGGCTACGACCGCGTGCTGATCGCCGAACGGCGCGACGGCATGAGCGAAGTCGCCACGCTGCGGCCGGGCGAGTGGGCGCCGGTGCGTGTGCGTCTCAGCGACGGGCGGCTGGCCGGCTTGCACTTCAAGCTGATCGCGCTGGCGCCGGACCTGGCGCAGTGCTGGCTCGCCTTCACCACGATCTCACGGGCGCGGGCCAGCCGGCCGGACCTCGAAGATCTGCTGGCGAGCGAGGTCTTCGCCGTGCCGGAGACGGCCGATCACGGCCCGATCGAGGCCGGCCTGGTCGACGCCGAGACCTACGTCGAGCAGGGGTTGATGTTCTACGCCAACGTCGAGGCCGTCTACCGCCATGCGATCGAAGCGTATCAGCCGGATCTGCTCTTCGCCGGGGCGCCCGTCACCGACGAGTTCTCACACCAGTTCATGGCCTGCGTCACGCCGGCCTACCCCGGCTACGACCCGGCGCAGGCGGCGCGCTATGAACGCTACCTGCGCGCGGCCTACGCGGGAGCCGACCGGCTGCTCGGCTTCCTGCTCGAGCAGATGCCGGACGACGCGCTGGTTGCGGTCAGCGCCGACCACGGTTTCGGCGCCGCCTGGCGCTCGATCAACGCCAATCTGGTGCTGGAGCGCGCTGGCCTGCTGGTCGCGGACGCCGCTGGCCAGCCGCTGCCGCAGAGCCGCGCCGTCGCCTTCTGGGCCGGCGGCACCTGCAACGTCTACGTCAATTTGGCCGGGCGCGAGCCGGGCGGCGTGGTGCCCGCGGCCGCGTACGCCTCAACCTGCGAGCGCATCAAGGCGGCCTTCCTGGCGCTGAACGGCAACGGTGAGCGTGCGATCGACGCGGTCTACGGCTTCGAGGAGACGGGAGCGATTCCGACTTCGTGCGGCCCGGCGACGATGCGCTTTGCCGGCCGCAGCGGCGATGTCGTCGTCTTCGCCGCGCCGCCGCACCAGTTCGACGCGCCCGACGCGCATGAGCTGATCGCCCCCTCGCCGCTGCTCGGCCAGCACGGCTACCTGCCGGACGCGATCGACGAGCGGCTGAACGTCAACATGCGCCCACCGCTGCTGCTGGCCGGCCCCGGCGTGCCGGCAGGGCTGCGGCTGCCCGGCGCCCGCGCGATCGATCTGGCGCCCACGCTGGCGGCGCTGCTGGGCATCGAGCCGCCGGCGCAGGCGGATGGCCGCGACCTGCTGGCGGGTGAGGCGTAG
- a CDS encoding 50S ribosomal protein L25, whose translation MATTELAAQPRTVLGKKVSRLRRAGLVPCNVYGRGQQSTPVQAGERELRHVVHAAGHTGLVAITVDGESAPRTAVVREIQRFALTGQLKHVAFQQVSMTEKMSVAVPVVLSGSAPVADLDGLVVQALDRVDVECLPGDIPQHIAADISGMTGFDSQIHVRDLPVPANVTLLADPDLLVASVTRQAAAEEEVEEAAAEAPPAEAEAPAAEAAPSES comes from the coding sequence ATGGCTACGACCGAACTCGCCGCGCAGCCGCGCACTGTGCTCGGCAAGAAAGTCAGCCGGTTGCGCCGCGCAGGGCTCGTGCCCTGCAACGTCTACGGCCGCGGCCAGCAGTCCACGCCGGTGCAGGCCGGCGAACGCGAGCTGAGGCATGTGGTGCACGCCGCCGGCCACACAGGGCTGGTCGCGATCACGGTGGACGGCGAGAGCGCGCCGCGCACGGCCGTGGTGCGCGAGATCCAGCGCTTCGCGCTGACGGGCCAGCTGAAGCACGTCGCCTTCCAGCAGGTCTCGATGACGGAGAAGATGTCCGTCGCCGTGCCGGTTGTCCTCAGCGGCAGCGCCCCGGTCGCCGATCTCGACGGCCTCGTGGTGCAGGCGCTGGATCGGGTTGATGTCGAGTGCCTGCCGGGCGATATCCCGCAGCACATCGCCGCCGACATCTCGGGCATGACCGGCTTCGACTCGCAGATCCACGTCCGCGACCTGCCCGTGCCTGCCAACGTCACGCTGCTGGCCGACCCCGACTTGCTCGTTGCCAGCGTCACGCGCCAGGCGGCCGCGGAAGAGGAAGTCGAGGAGGCCGCCGCCGAGGCGCCGCCGGCCGAGGCGGAGGCGCCCGCCGCGGAGGCGGCGCCTTCCGAGTCGTAG
- the queA gene encoding tRNA preQ1(34) S-adenosylmethionine ribosyltransferase-isomerase QueA: MRTADFDYELPPELIAQTAAEPRDASRLLVLPAEGEAEHRVFRDLPGYLRPGDALVLNDTRVIMARLRGRLLPGRGGVEALLLRDLGDGRWEALVRPGRRLRPGREVDFDGLRGTVDEARGEGFAVLRFPPGTDPTAHGALPLPHYIHELPADPERYQTVYARAPGSAAAPTAGLHFTPALLDQLRGRGVGVHFLTLHVGPGTFRPVSVDDPARHPMHEEWFTIAEETAAALNAARASGGRIVAVGTTVVRTLEQVAADTPDGALRGARGWTRLLILPGYRFRAIDALITNFHLPRSTLLMLVSAFAGRERVLAAYAEAVRRRYRFYSFGDAMLLFPARGGEPAMR; encoded by the coding sequence GTGCGAACCGCCGACTTCGACTACGAGCTGCCGCCCGAGCTGATCGCCCAGACCGCCGCCGAGCCGCGCGACGCCTCGCGGCTGCTGGTGCTGCCCGCCGAGGGCGAGGCCGAGCACCGCGTCTTCCGCGACCTGCCCGGCTATCTGCGCCCCGGCGATGCGCTGGTGCTCAACGACACGCGCGTGATCATGGCGCGGCTGCGCGGGCGCCTGCTGCCCGGCCGCGGCGGCGTGGAAGCGTTGCTGCTGCGCGATCTCGGCGACGGGCGCTGGGAGGCGCTGGTGCGGCCAGGTCGACGCTTGCGGCCGGGGCGCGAGGTTGACTTCGACGGCCTGCGCGGCACGGTAGACGAGGCGCGCGGCGAGGGCTTCGCCGTGCTGCGCTTTCCGCCGGGCACGGATCCGACCGCGCACGGCGCCCTGCCGCTGCCCCACTACATCCACGAGCTGCCGGCCGACCCGGAGCGCTACCAGACCGTCTACGCCCGCGCGCCCGGCAGCGCCGCCGCGCCCACGGCCGGCCTGCACTTCACGCCGGCGTTGCTCGACCAGCTTCGCGGGCGCGGCGTCGGCGTGCACTTCCTCACGCTGCACGTCGGGCCGGGCACCTTCCGGCCCGTCTCGGTCGACGATCCGGCCAGGCACCCGATGCACGAGGAGTGGTTCACGATCGCGGAAGAAACGGCGGCGGCGCTGAACGCGGCACGGGCGTCCGGCGGGCGCATCGTGGCGGTGGGCACGACCGTGGTGCGCACATTGGAGCAGGTGGCGGCCGACACGCCCGACGGCGCCCTGCGCGGCGCCCGCGGCTGGACACGGCTGCTGATCCTGCCGGGCTACCGGTTCAGAGCGATCGACGCGCTGATCACTAACTTCCACCTGCCGCGTTCGACGCTGCTGATGCTCGTCTCCGCCTTCGCGGGGCGCGAACGGGTGCTGGCCGCCTACGCCGAGGCCGTGCGCCGGCGCTACCGCTTCTACTCCTTCGGCGACGCGATGCTGCTCTTCCCAGCACGCGGCGGCGAGCCGGCGATGCGCTGA
- a CDS encoding amidase codes for MTTTSSLLSHSATQLSRLVHEGAVSPGEIAAAALERIDAFDGRLKAWVAIDRVAVEAEAALLDREARAGAFRGPLHGVPVGVKDIYDVSGLPTRANAAFLADAPPAARDAASVAALRKAGALILGKTATTTFAMGDPAETVNPWNPAHTPAGSSSGSAAAVAAAMAPAALGTQTAGSVLRPASFCGVVGFKPSFGRISRKGVIPFAWSLDTLGPLTRTVADAALLLDVMTRPEWVAEPEGGRPDTAPQLGVVPRLFPNRLHAEMESMLAAAARRLASAGARVEEAALPAEFELTLEAHHVIMAAEAAAFHSRTYGEHLPEYPPRLRALVETGLLLPATAYLEAQRVRADLLQRTLPLLQRFDALLVPAAAGPAPEGLDFTGDPSFNAPWTMFGPPAIALPGGRDAQGLPLGLQLVGRPRADEALLRVAAWCESVLGAAVPAPLPA; via the coding sequence ATGACCACGACCTCGAGCCTGCTCTCGCACAGCGCCACCCAGCTCAGCCGCCTGGTGCACGAGGGCGCCGTCTCGCCCGGCGAGATCGCCGCGGCGGCGCTCGAACGGATCGACGCGTTTGACGGCCGCCTGAAAGCGTGGGTGGCGATCGACCGCGTGGCCGTGGAGGCCGAGGCCGCCCTGCTCGACCGTGAGGCGCGGGCCGGCGCCTTCCGCGGCCCCCTGCACGGTGTGCCGGTCGGCGTGAAGGACATCTACGACGTGTCCGGCCTGCCCACGCGCGCCAACGCCGCCTTTCTCGCGGACGCGCCACCCGCGGCGCGCGATGCGGCCTCGGTGGCGGCGCTGCGCAAGGCCGGGGCGCTGATCCTGGGCAAGACCGCGACCACGACCTTCGCCATGGGCGATCCGGCCGAGACGGTGAATCCCTGGAACCCGGCACATACGCCGGCCGGCTCCAGCAGCGGCTCGGCGGCTGCCGTGGCCGCGGCGATGGCGCCAGCCGCGCTGGGCACGCAAACGGCCGGCTCAGTGCTGCGGCCGGCCTCGTTCTGCGGTGTCGTCGGCTTCAAGCCGAGCTTCGGCCGCATCAGCCGCAAGGGCGTGATCCCCTTCGCCTGGTCGCTCGATACGCTGGGGCCGCTGACCCGCACCGTGGCCGACGCGGCGCTGCTGCTCGACGTGATGACGCGTCCCGAGTGGGTGGCCGAGCCGGAGGGCGGCAGGCCGGACACCGCGCCGCAGCTTGGCGTCGTGCCGCGCCTTTTCCCCAACCGCCTGCACGCTGAGATGGAGTCGATGCTGGCCGCGGCGGCGCGGCGCCTGGCGAGCGCCGGGGCGCGGGTGGAGGAGGCGGCGCTGCCGGCGGAGTTTGAACTGACGCTGGAGGCGCACCACGTGATCATGGCCGCCGAGGCCGCCGCCTTTCACAGCCGCACCTACGGCGAACACCTGCCCGAGTATCCGCCGCGCCTGCGCGCCCTGGTGGAGACGGGGCTGCTGCTGCCCGCCACGGCCTATCTGGAGGCGCAGCGCGTGCGCGCCGACCTGCTGCAGCGCACGCTGCCGCTGCTTCAGCGCTTCGATGCCCTGCTCGTGCCCGCGGCGGCCGGCCCGGCGCCTGAAGGGCTCGACTTCACCGGCGACCCGTCGTTCAACGCGCCCTGGACGATGTTCGGCCCGCCGGCGATCGCGCTGCCCGGCGGCCGCGACGCCCAGGGCCTGCCGCTGGGCCTGCAGCTCGTCGGCCGGCCGCGGGCGGATGAGGCGCTGCTGCGCGTGGCCGCCTGGTGCGAGAGTGTGCTCGGCGCCGCCGTGCCCGCGCCGCTGCCGGCGTAG
- a CDS encoding MFS transporter, producing the protein MLGRMASIRSTAQPLAETARRDGALRALALPTYPRFFVSGFFWNTARWLSLFTGSYLVYHQSGSTLLVQLVGAAYFAPLFVGGLAGGVVADRFDRLRVLRLQFWLLVAVALVIGVVVVAGRSQPWQIYLAMVLMGLGGVADLTCRRALIGDLTGAELLGNAFALEAINQTSGTLIGNLLGGAIINVAGSGVAFCASGLCCALAAVCLIGVRVPARARVAPARAALRAQLAEGLRYTARHRALLGLLSISVVMNVFYFTYLPLVPVFAKGLGVNAFWTGVLGSAAGGGSLLGACLIAAADRRAWRVRLYAGGVGIALSALIVFALATMYPMAFGALIVAGVGMSGFSTMQATLVLSVSEEHVRGRVMGVLSMAIGTLPLAMFALGAIAEASGPVAAVTGSGLLGLAALAACWAAGGEMRAIE; encoded by the coding sequence ATGCTGGGCAGGATGGCCTCGATCCGCAGCACCGCGCAACCGCTTGCCGAAACCGCACGGCGGGACGGCGCCCTGCGCGCCCTGGCGTTGCCCACCTATCCACGCTTCTTCGTCAGCGGCTTCTTCTGGAACACGGCGCGCTGGCTGAGCCTGTTCACCGGCAGTTATCTCGTCTATCACCAGAGCGGCTCGACGCTGCTGGTGCAGCTCGTCGGCGCCGCCTACTTCGCACCACTGTTCGTGGGTGGGTTGGCCGGCGGTGTGGTGGCCGATCGCTTCGACCGCCTGCGCGTGCTGCGCCTGCAGTTCTGGCTGCTGGTCGCGGTCGCTTTGGTCATCGGTGTCGTGGTCGTGGCCGGGCGCTCGCAGCCCTGGCAGATCTACCTGGCGATGGTGTTGATGGGCCTGGGCGGCGTCGCCGACCTCACCTGCCGCCGCGCCCTGATCGGCGATCTCACCGGCGCCGAACTGCTCGGCAACGCCTTCGCTCTCGAAGCGATCAACCAGACCAGCGGCACGTTGATCGGCAACTTGCTCGGCGGCGCGATCATCAACGTGGCCGGCAGCGGCGTGGCCTTCTGTGCCAGCGGCCTCTGCTGCGCGCTCGCGGCGGTTTGCCTGATCGGCGTGCGCGTGCCGGCGCGCGCCCGCGTCGCGCCGGCGCGGGCGGCGCTGCGGGCGCAACTGGCGGAGGGCTTGCGTTACACCGCGCGCCACCGCGCTCTGCTCGGTCTGCTCTCCATCTCCGTGGTGATGAACGTCTTCTACTTCACCTACCTGCCGCTGGTGCCCGTTTTCGCGAAGGGACTCGGGGTCAACGCCTTCTGGACGGGCGTGCTGGGCAGCGCCGCGGGCGGCGGCTCGCTGCTGGGCGCCTGCCTGATCGCGGCGGCAGACCGGCGCGCCTGGCGCGTGCGGCTCTACGCCGGCGGTGTCGGCATCGCTTTGTCGGCGTTGATCGTTTTCGCCCTGGCCACGATGTATCCAATGGCGTTCGGGGCGCTGATCGTGGCCGGTGTCGGGATGTCGGGGTTCTCGACGATGCAGGCGACGCTGGTGCTCTCCGTCTCCGAGGAGCACGTGCGCGGCCGCGTGATGGGTGTGCTCAGCATGGCGATCGGCACGCTGCCGCTGGCGATGTTCGCCCTGGGCGCGATCGCCGAAGCGAGCGGTCCGGTCGCGGCCGTCACCGGCAGCGGGCTGCTCGGACTCGCGGCGCTGGCGGCGTGCTGGGCCGCGGGCGGCGAGATGCGCGCGATCGAGTGA